The following proteins are co-located in the Myxococcus fulvus genome:
- a CDS encoding M56 family metallopeptidase yields MSGLVMESLGWALVHSLWQGALVAVGLAAALLTVGRHAANARYALACGALVLAVALPVATGWRHATRARAEQSGSSRGEAAPAFQAARAQVMERVSRALRVDSRPALEAARDPGFDWRHATPAAALAWLWERASEAAPRLLRWLVFAWVAGVGLSSGRLTAEWVRLHQLARRALPAPREWQERLDALSGRLGLKRAVRLLQSVEVDVPSTVGWLSPVVLLPVSTLSGLPARQLEMVLAHELAHIRRHDFAVNLAQVVVETLFFYHPAVRWMSNVIRVEREHCCDDVAVGASPNPVSYARALTALETLRVMPAVESHAMSALGGSLPERVRRLVSPPASRCSSRWVAGASVLTLISGLAVAAPLASLVMAQTPPSTLAVLPAPPEPPAPAAPPAPPFPAMDVKVDIAPRVKLAAAPKVKVDFEREDDVDGSTRVGAGQPLSVDQLVALKVAGVTPERVKELRGMGFEPTVANLVGMGHAGVTPEFVKRMNQVFGRELEAGMLVELRHLGVTPEYVAALSGAGFETKNPRDVMDARAVGVSEQYVQGLKEAGYSGLPLQQVIELRAVGVDPGFISALGKSGLTKLTADQLQELRAVGVNPAWLEQMRSAGVDTKDPAVLTELRAVGVNPDFLRELNAAGLKNLTTEELVRLRTGGVDAEFIRRMRDTK; encoded by the coding sequence ATGAGCGGCCTGGTGATGGAGTCGCTGGGATGGGCGCTGGTGCACTCGCTCTGGCAGGGCGCGCTGGTGGCGGTGGGGCTGGCGGCGGCGCTGTTGACGGTAGGCCGTCACGCGGCGAACGCGCGGTATGCCCTGGCGTGCGGCGCGCTGGTGCTGGCCGTGGCGCTGCCCGTGGCCACCGGCTGGCGGCATGCCACGCGGGCCCGGGCCGAGCAGTCCGGGTCTTCGCGAGGCGAAGCGGCCCCGGCGTTCCAGGCGGCGCGGGCGCAGGTGATGGAGCGCGTGTCGCGGGCCCTCCGGGTCGACAGCCGGCCCGCGCTCGAGGCCGCGCGCGACCCGGGCTTCGACTGGCGCCATGCGACGCCGGCCGCGGCGCTGGCGTGGCTCTGGGAGCGCGCGAGCGAGGCCGCCCCCCGGCTCTTGCGCTGGCTGGTGTTCGCGTGGGTGGCGGGCGTGGGGCTCAGCTCCGGACGGCTGACGGCGGAGTGGGTGCGGCTGCACCAGCTGGCGCGCCGCGCGCTGCCCGCGCCCCGGGAGTGGCAGGAGCGGCTGGACGCGCTGTCGGGCCGCCTGGGCCTGAAGCGCGCGGTGCGGCTGCTCCAGTCGGTGGAGGTGGACGTGCCCTCCACGGTGGGCTGGCTGTCGCCGGTGGTGCTGCTGCCCGTGTCCACGCTGTCCGGCCTGCCCGCGCGTCAGCTGGAGATGGTGCTGGCGCACGAGCTGGCCCACATCCGCCGGCATGACTTCGCGGTGAACCTGGCGCAGGTGGTGGTGGAGACGCTCTTCTTCTACCACCCGGCCGTGCGGTGGATGTCCAACGTCATCCGCGTGGAGCGCGAGCACTGCTGCGACGACGTCGCGGTGGGCGCGAGCCCCAACCCGGTCTCCTACGCCCGCGCCCTGACCGCGCTGGAGACGCTGCGCGTGATGCCCGCCGTCGAAAGCCACGCAATGTCCGCCCTGGGCGGCTCGCTGCCCGAGCGCGTGCGCCGCCTGGTGTCCCCGCCCGCGTCCCGCTGCTCCTCTCGCTGGGTGGCGGGGGCCTCGGTGCTCACGCTCATCAGCGGCCTGGCCGTCGCCGCGCCGCTGGCGTCGCTGGTGATGGCCCAGACGCCGCCGAGCACCCTCGCCGTCCTCCCCGCGCCGCCCGAGCCTCCCGCTCCCGCCGCGCCGCCCGCGCCCCCCTTCCCCGCGATGGACGTGAAGGTGGACATCGCGCCGAGGGTGAAGCTGGCGGCCGCGCCGAAGGTGAAGGTGGACTTCGAGCGCGAGGACGACGTCGACGGGAGCACCCGGGTGGGCGCGGGGCAGCCGCTCTCCGTGGACCAGTTGGTGGCGCTGAAGGTCGCCGGCGTGACGCCGGAGCGGGTGAAGGAGCTGCGCGGGATGGGCTTCGAGCCCACCGTGGCCAACCTGGTGGGCATGGGCCACGCGGGCGTCACCCCCGAGTTCGTGAAGCGGATGAACCAGGTCTTCGGCCGCGAGCTGGAGGCGGGCATGTTGGTGGAGCTGCGCCACCTGGGCGTCACGCCGGAGTACGTCGCGGCGCTCTCGGGCGCGGGCTTCGAGACGAAGAACCCGCGCGACGTGATGGACGCCCGCGCCGTGGGCGTCAGCGAGCAGTACGTCCAGGGCTTGAAGGAGGCGGGCTACTCGGGCCTGCCGCTCCAGCAGGTCATCGAGCTGCGCGCGGTGGGCGTGGACCCGGGCTTCATCAGCGCGCTGGGCAAGTCGGGGCTGACGAAGCTGACGGCGGACCAGCTCCAGGAGCTGCGCGCGGTGGGCGTCAACCCGGCGTGGCTGGAGCAGATGCGCTCGGCCGGCGTGGACACGAAGGACCCGGCGGTGCTCACCGAACTGCGCGCGGTGGGCGTCAACCCGGACTTCCTGCGCGAGCTGAACGCCGCGGGGCTGAAGAACCTCACCACCGAGGAGCTGGTGCGCCTGCGCACCGGCGGCGTGGACGCCGAGTTCATCCGGCGCATGCGCGACACGAAGTAA
- a CDS encoding BlaI/MecI/CopY family transcriptional regulator: MSEAVLPRPTDGELAILRVLWERGDSTVREVHEVLTRREPGDAGPGYTTVLKLMQIMTDKGLVERDETQRAHVYRAKATEQRTQRQLVTDLVERAFGGSPARLAMQALSSRKTSPQELAQLRQLLDSLEGADE; the protein is encoded by the coding sequence ATGAGCGAGGCGGTGCTGCCGCGCCCCACGGATGGCGAGCTGGCCATCCTGAGGGTGCTGTGGGAGCGAGGAGACAGCACGGTGCGGGAGGTCCATGAGGTCCTCACGCGGCGCGAGCCTGGGGACGCGGGCCCGGGCTACACGACGGTGCTGAAGCTGATGCAAATCATGACGGACAAGGGCCTGGTGGAGCGCGACGAGACGCAGCGCGCGCACGTCTACCGGGCGAAGGCGACCGAGCAGCGCACGCAGCGGCAGCTGGTGACGGACCTGGTGGAGCGCGCCTTCGGCGGCTCTCCGGCGCGGCTGGCCATGCAGGCGTTGTCCTCGCGCAAGACGAGCCCCCAGGAGCTGGCGCAGCTCCGTCAGTTGCTCGATTCCCTGGAAGGAGCGGACGAATGA